Proteins from one Triticum aestivum cultivar Chinese Spring chromosome 7A, IWGSC CS RefSeq v2.1, whole genome shotgun sequence genomic window:
- the LOC123149021 gene encoding uncharacterized protein produces MQDGAGGGGGDGNSMHLLLSILADGEEQARRLLGELPPADDEGQLLGRGPAAECCRGVARQLLCTFRKAIAVAKAIEAAGGDSPRSADEGAGAGRDAAQAQERQGQGVCKRRKGLPRWTEKFRIPDDANLEYTPDDGFSWRKYGQKDILGAKFPRGYYRCTYRNAQGCAATRQVQRSDADLAVFDVTYQGAHTCLQAQRRSAAPPPPPAAVAAHDVQRSPPALPDPDMQLLENFRNGLKVETDGLPPPPPPFHGHGTTAFSFAYAAAGAAGYSPAESGGQRLLQGGGCFAPASFSSPAATTSAGPGYFAVSAAHCTLGTHDSPELAEVVSAATASDPAGFDYSLYQYHGLQQHDQYAHLLPFPFDPPSSSHGQHRDA; encoded by the exons ATGCAGGAcggtgcaggaggaggaggaggggacggCAATAGCATGCATCTGCTCCTGAGCATCCTGGCCGACGGCGAGGAGCAGGCGAGGCGGCTCCTCGGCGAGCTGCCGCCGGCCGACGACGAGGGGCAGCTGCTCGGGCGGGGCCCGGCGGCCGAGTGCTGCCGGGGCGTGGCGCGGCAGCTGCTGTGCACGTTCAGGAAGGCCATCGCCGTCGCTAAGGCCATCGAGGCGGCCGGCGGGGACTCGCCGCGGTCGGCCGACGAGGGCGCCGGCGCCGGCAGGGACGCGGCGCAGGCGCAGGAGCGCCAAGGCCAAGGCGTCTGCAAGAGAAG GAAGGGGCTGCCAAGATGGACCGAAAAATTCAGAATACCCGACGACGCAAATCTGGAGTACACGCCGGACGACGGGTTCAGCTGGAGGAAGTACGGCCAGAAGGACATCCTCGGCGCCAAGTTCCCAAG GGGTTACTACCGGTGCACGTACCGCAACGCGCAGGGGTGCGCCGCCACGAGGCAGGTGCAGCGCTCCGACGCCGACCTCGCCGTGTTCGACGTCACGTACCAGGGCGCGCACACCTGCCTCCAGGCGCAGCGCCGGTCCgccgcgcctccccctcctcctgccGCGGTGGCCGCGCACGACGTCCAACGGTCACCACCGGCGTTGCCGGACCCGGACATGCAGCTGCTCGAGAATTTCAGGAACGGCCTCAAGGTGGAGACCGACGggctaccgccgccgccgccgcccttccatGGCCACGGCACCACAGCCTTCTCGTTCGCCTACGCCGCGGCAGGAGCAGCGGGCTACTCCCCGGCGGAGAGCGGCGGCCAGCGGCTGCTGCAGGGAGGGGGCTGCTTCGCCCCGGCGTCCTTCTCATCGCCGGCCGCGACGACGTCGGCCGGGCCGGGCTACTTCGCCGTGTCGGCGGCGCACTGCACGCTGGGCACCCACgactcgccggagctcgccgaggTCGTGtccgcggccaccgcctcggaccccGCCGGCTTCGACTACTCGCTGTACCAGTACCACGGCCTGCAGCAGCACGACCAGTACGCGCACCTGCTGCCATTCCCGTTCGACCCCCCTTCCTCCTCCCATGGCCAACACAGAGACGCGTGA